The Oncorhynchus tshawytscha isolate Ot180627B linkage group LG18, Otsh_v2.0, whole genome shotgun sequence genome has a window encoding:
- the LOC112261901 gene encoding UI, producing the protein MKPVPLILLLATVLLSSHIPPSVCRPRDLAMFDGHGYKSQLDEVLLKAGDNAISYLIGEKILRYLQRNPRLQAGLPPQFPFEVTPLGSRGLGHLARSLPPLEEQRAPEEGNSLEEFVELTKRNDDPPISIDLTFHLLRNMIEMARIESQKEQAELNRKYLDEVGK; encoded by the coding sequence ATGAAGCCTGTTCCCCTGATCCTGCTTCTTGCCACTGTTCTCCTCAGCTCTCACATCCCCCCCAGTGTCTGTCGACCACGGGACCTGGCAATGTTCGACGGCCACGGCTACAAGAGTCAGCTGGACGAGGTGTTGCTGAAGGCTGGTGATAATGCCATTTCCTACCTTATAGGAGAAAAGATACTGAGGTATTTGCAAAGAAATCCCCGGTTGCAGGCAGGTCTCCCGCCACAGTTTCCCTTTGAGGTGACGCCCCTGGGCTCGAGGGGTCTTGGTCACCTGGCGCGCAGTTTGCCGCCCTTGGAGGAGCAGCGCGCGCCTGAGGAGGGCAACAGCCTGGAAGAGTTCGTGGAGCTGACCAAGAGAAACGACGACCCCCCGATCTCCATCGACCTCACTTTCCACCTTCTGAGAAATATGATCGAAATGGCGAGGATCGAGAGCCAGAAGGAGCAAGCGGAGTTAAACCGCAAGTATCTGGATGAAGTTGGAAAGTGA
- the LOC112246317 gene encoding tripartite motif-containing protein 54-like — translation MQDHPENGHHQQQSRCDKFNGLYAILEERKEELVGMISRQQDDKLDYVATETTWSARASLWGQPSSRWRSHRWPCSYRISATAKASNMERPEPGYESMAHFVTNTEDVADMLRTIDFNTSRASGSHREDGYDLDEGARTWHHCNGGRRLWEIPVVEKDPSANVCVTNPDLELQLLL, via the exons ATGCAGGACCATCCAG AGAACGGGCATCATCAGCAGCAGAGTCGGTGTGATAAGTTTAACGGGCTGTATGCCAtcctggaggagaggaaggaggagctgGTGGGGATGATCAGCCGCCAGCAGGATGACAAGCTGGACTACGTCGCCACGGAGACCACCTGGAGTGCGCGGGCAAGCTTGTGGGGACAGCCATCCAGTCGATGGAGGAGCCACAGATGGCCGTGTTCCTACAG GATCTCTGCCACTGCCAAGGCGTCCAACATGGAGCGTCCAGAGCCGGGTTATGAGAGCATGGCCCATTTTGTTACCAACACAGAGGATGTGGCAGACATGCTAAGGACCATTGACTTCAACACAAGTAGGGCCTCAG GTTCTCACAGAGAAGACGGTTATGATCTGGATGAGGGGGCCAGGACCTGGCATCACTGCAACGGTGGACGTAGACTATGGGAGATACCAGTAGTTGAAAAGGATCCCTCAG CAAATGTTTGTGTTACCAACCCTGACCTTGAGCTACAGCTGCTGCTTTGA